The following are encoded in a window of Podospora pseudoanserina strain CBS 124.78 chromosome 6, whole genome shotgun sequence genomic DNA:
- a CDS encoding hypothetical protein (EggNog:ENOG503NU96), whose translation MASAIPEPANKSINGDGAVSPSPGGRHPSISLQATATLNAQLQRESPSRRSSGSPLSPSRASPINGRRLSQVITNLQLADPSVPAPGEMLSDSQTNRPGSFRAMSPHRLSVTGSPRLIATGEPRHNRAPSLGEIHQELETEQEFQVNRLLGEIRRLQEQVDSYRRQQSGSAAGSEDPAERTTTPIPTSIPQVPAGASSGSLPRSPVFAHPRSSFDVARADLRRRSRTPSRGASPRLRSTSISGDSGEQWHLGCRDESAFYQAETQMLIRENQMLKHRIKELERQLTDSTGSNASITHEPSHPSHLTHSTSVSEEESSKPV comes from the exons ATGGCATCCGCCATTCCGGAACCAGCCAACAAGTCCATCAACGGAGACGGCGCTGTCTCGCCCTCTCCGGGAGGGAGgcacccctccatctcacTCCAAGCTACTGCGACCCTGAACGCCCAGCTGCAGCGGGAGTCACCCTCCAGAC GCTCATCTGGTAGCCCTTTGTCTCCCAGCCGAGCTTCCCCCATCAACGGCCGTCGTCTCTCTCAAGTCATTACCAACTTGCAACTCGCAGACCCATCAGTGCCAGCACCAGGAGAGATGCTTTCCGACTCGCAAACCAACAGGCCAGGGAGTTTCCGAGCCATGAGCCCCCACCGACTGTCCGTCACCGGATCCCCTCGATTGATCGCCACTGGAGAGCCCCGTCACAACCGAGCACCATCTCTTGGGGAAATACACCAGGAGTTGGAGACTGAGCAGGAGTTCCAAGTCAATAGGCTCCTTGGCGAAATTCGCCGCCTCCAGGAACAGGTCGATAGCTACAGGCGCCAGCAGTCTGGCTCTGCCGCCGGCAGCGAAGATCCTGCCGAGCGAACCACGACCCCGATTCCCACTTCGATCCCGCAGGTCCCAGCCGGAGCTAGCTCCGGATCCCTGCCGCGGTCCCCAGTCTTTGCTCATCCGCGCAGCTCGTTCGACGTAGCTCGCGCCGATCTACGTCGCCGGTCTAGAACCCCCAGTAGAGGAGCGTCGCCTAGGTTGCGGTCGACCTCGATCAGTGGGGACAGTGGCGAACAGTGGCATCTAGGCTGCCGTGACGAGAGTGCTTTCTACCAAGCCGAGACTCAAATGTTGATTCGTGAGAATCAGATGCTGAAGCACCGTATCAAGGAGCTTG AGCGTCAGTTGACCGATTCGACCGGAAGCAATGCATCCATCACCCACGAGCCGTCTCATCCTTCACATCTCACCCACTCAACATCTGTTTCTGAAGAAGAATCGTCCAAGCCAGTCTAG
- a CDS encoding hypothetical protein (EggNog:ENOG503P2TH; COG:S): MTGQQGDPAPTAAGLEALQNSLGRRSRPPPLGDWNAEAGKIPLRDDDKLRRRESRLGLRSIFGRNKSTSVTAAPASPREAQRSSGIRASLTNWPYQVHHQRSESTLASQAGQNLKHEKSTGGQPSSQGIVPWSPPPLFQAYPQAIKHAHLPACTASTESVLRLNNKTSFSIGGSSNPATPVAEKFDEAIGEKTEKPKRRHRRNTSGLRGEFKWTTKMFVLVTAGYLLQYSGEGSYDRLPEKILHLGKDSAAFASDAIPGRHWVLQISAVAESDRVPSSHGSSLLARLPFMGQERGRSPHFLMVFESAEEMDAWIAVLRREIEALGGRKVLSETGKPKTADEDSQLKSQTSQRTLVVRDPERFSRIWDHSSLNPDIQLDAADEDVREQSFDDTSSASVISHDGRQLDALRDSTNRFSYVSSGQRTMITSAGSSPACSPIRDTFAEHESMTPDMPPLDEHWLPKMRPNAAAINDRRQSLQAGNHVLEMHLSTAQTLRPRSTEMVPPFLPGSHPVSNFSIPQGISKRFPVKGVDFTPGSFSTLPSRFGSRRPPPSALSINSRPLSLVLDQPSPASSPMSHARKNSAQSTLSSTPEALSTSPPSHLWIESDKSDEELNSPVQPSSYPSIENSPPKSKLNPPPRPRRPSACSDIIEDESSLISSQSHLTAHLCEGPRSSSSLGTYGGGLSRLSETLEPQARRSSFAQAGTSLPLSPRYLSQRPLKSIARSSQHLRIDSLVSPQFLNSSRSMSMLAEGPPPAPPPTRALPPIPKRTSTGGGRSSYVAAAPPGFI; the protein is encoded by the coding sequence ATGACGGGGCAACAAGGGGATCCGGCACCTACTGCAGCCGGGCTTGAAGCGTTGCAGAATTCGTTAGGGAGGAGGTCACGACCGCCGCCACTGGGGGATTGGAATGCGGAGGCGGGAAAGATACCGCTGCGTGACGACGACAAGCTACGCCGGAGAGAGTCAAGGCTGGGATTGAGGAGTATATTCGGCCGGAACAAGAGCACATCGGTAACGGCGGCACCGGCCTCGCCACGAGAGGCGCAACGGAGTAGCGGGATACGCGCCTCACTAACGAACTGGCCCTATCAGGTTCATCATCAGCGCTCTGAGAGCACACTTGCTTCACAAGCAGGGCAGAATCTCAAACATGAGAAATCAACAGGAGGGCAACCATCGTCACAAGGGATTGTGCCATGGAGCCCACCGCCATTGTTTCAAGCTTACCCCCAAGCGATCAAACACGCCCATCTACCAGCATGCACCGCCTCTACCGAATCGGTACTACgactcaacaacaagaccagcTTCTCCATTGGAGGCAGCTCAAATCCGGCGACACCAGTAGCTGAGAAGTTTGACGAGGCCATTGGCGAGAAGACAGAGAAACCGAAGAGGAGACATCGGAGGAATACGTCGGGACTTCGGGGGGAGTTCAAGTGGACAACAAAgatgtttgttttggttACGGCCGGGTACCTGCTTCAGTATTCAGGTGAGGGATCGTACGACCGACTGCCGGAAAAGATCCTTCACTTGGGGAAGGACTCGGCGGCATTTGCCAGTGATGCCATCCCGGGACGGCATTGGGTCCTACAAATATCAGCAGTAGCCGAGTCGGATCGTGTTCCGAGCTCCCATGGCTCTTCCTTGCTGGCACGCCTGCCCTTCATGGGGCAAGAGAGGGGCCGTTCTCCGCATTTCCTGATGGTGTTCGAGAGTGCTGAGGAAATGGATGCCTGGATTGCAGTATTAAGGCGTGAAATTGAGGCACTGGGTGGCAGGAAGGTTTTGTCTGAGACTGGCAAACCAAAGACGGCTGATGAAGACTCGCAGCTGAAAAGCCAGACAAGTCAGCGGACGTTGGTCGTCAGAGACCCAGAGCGCTTTTCACGGATCTGGGACCATAGCTCCTTGAACCCGGATATCCAACTCGATGCTGCGGACGAGGATGTACGCGAGCAGTCATTTGACGATACGTCATCGGCGAGTGTTATTTCTCATGACGGGCGGCAACTGGATGCGCTCAGGGATAGCACGAATCGGTTTTCTTATGTCTCATCGGGCCAGCGAACCATGATCACATCTGCTGGTTCATCGCCTGCTTGCTCTCCAATTCGGGACACCTTTGCGGAACACGAGTCCATGACACCGGACATGCCGCCCCTGGACGAGCACTGGTTGCCAAAGATGAGACCCAATGCTGCGGCGATCAACGACCGGAGACAGTCGCTTCAGGCAGGGAACCATGTGCTCGAGATGCATCTTTCAACAGCACAGACTCTTCGTCCTCGGTCGACTGAAATGGTGCCTCCGTTTTTGCCTGGCTCGCACCCAGTGTCTAATTTCAGCATTCCCCAAGGCATTAGCAAGCGATTTCCGGTAAAAGGGGTTGATTTCACCCCTGGTTCTTTCTCAACATTGCCATCTCGATTTGGCTCGCGAAGGCCACCTCCGTCTGCCTTGTCTATCAACTCCCGTCCGCTGTCCCTGGTTCTCGATCAACCCTCGCCAGCATCCTCGCCAATGAGCCACGCAAGGAAGAACAGCGCCCAGAGCACATTATCGAGCACACCAGAAGCTCTATcgacctctccaccatcacatTTGTGGATCGAAAGCGACAAGTCAGACGAAGAGCTCAACTCCCCTGTCCAGCCCTCATCATATCCATCAATCGAGAACAGCCCACCAAAGTCCAAGCTGAACCCACCGCCACGACCTCGACGTCCCTCCGCTTGTTCAGACATCATCGAGGATGAGAGCAGTCTCATCTCTTCACAATCCCACCTCACAGCCCATCTCTGCGAGGGACCTcgatcatcctcctcgttgGGCACATACGGGGGAGGGTTAAGCAGACTATCCGAAACCCTTGAGCCTCAGGCTAGAAGATCGAGCTTCGCCCAAGCAGGAACCTCACTGCCACTAAGCCCGAGATACCTCTCCCAACGCCCACTCAAATCAATTGCGAGATCATCACAACATTTGAGAATCGACTCCCTCGTTAGCCCGCAGTTCCTGAACTCGAGCAGGAGTATGTCCATGCTTGCAGAgggaccaccaccagcaccaccaccaacgagGGCTTTGCCGCCAATCCCTAAAAGGACATCCACTGGGGGTGGCAGGAGTAGTTATGTGGCGGCCGCACCGCCGGGGTTCATATAA
- the CHO2 gene encoding phosphatidylethanolamine N-methyltransferase (COG:I; BUSCO:EOG09260EZT; EggNog:ENOG503NU5P): MSTTTAIDDPAGLKTTRQRNNQPQQSEIPLPSPSISDVDSDSNKGDDHRDAHVKKAYGRTPDGTVFVVPETHDMVSQLLDPREPKNLSDYIVLGVLALHIWLAWAVPAPYNKYLLGFAFTFWRLAYNAGIGYLLTVQSKYTLLVTWARRLRAFEQPATNPRPWLYNLLKTELETKIPKDYKMDEAPIEYNTWLAFRRIVDLILMCDFVSYCLFAIVCAHTPEDEGLGMLLGRWVGGIALVGFNLWVKLDAHRVVKDYAWYWGDFFYLIEQELTFDGVFEMAPHPMYSIGYAGYYGISMMAASYDVLFISIAAHALQFVFLAFVENPHIEKTYNPPPPRLRAESEIGSQTEADALVTKELNGNSDIPQPVHNMIGSFDLFRVTDASSLIIVACFIALTVVTPTTRTYQTLAVVNAIFWRLWYSVGLGYILKKQSEKKMYTRHFLKFGESTGEAWRQWKGLYHISMILCHVSFLTACWKMYTYPEDWSYGSVLLKHVIGVSLIALQLWTSSSIYESLGEFGWFYGDFFFESPRPPTYNSIYRFLNNPERVLGAAGFWGLALITWSKAVFVMALVSQLLMLGFISFVEKPHMQKIYGQNLRKEAGLTKFVKKSLPAPVKRWQQGVDKVLDETKHFAEDFIDAALTRLSAGSSNFVKDTTALFHKPLRLSINRIDRDLAGYDPKHYKLSVEGEQLIAPDEKATRKESADARVPKDVKTKVFQYGAPIRVKWTAPANHSKKDWVGLYLVTDNRNRDFTEVPSLGRWIPTCRGQYDTTTDEGIISYDEKVESEGVEGPLVQGEMVFEGDKLWWTQGVYEFRYHHHGKHNVMSISEPFEVRIPLVVKEGTELTIEEAENALLPIVRNCLDRDPEIAPETVDEPWGAHVERDGKYAERVVYAIREMFAIEFSPAVVPADGNVKKLAWRVVNGRIALAPYSMSLQSRRPPTPVADSYK; this comes from the exons ATGAGCACAACTACTGCCATTGATGACCCTGCGGGGCTCAAAACCACACGCCAAcgcaacaaccaaccccaacagtCTGAGATCCCCTTGCCCTCGCCGTCCATTAGTGATGTCGACTCCGACTCGAACAAGGGCGATGACCACCGAGACGCCCATGTGAAAAAGGCATACGGCCGAACTCCAGATGGAACGG TCTTCGTCGTGCCCGAGACCCATGACATGGTCTCCCAATTATTAGACCCTCGCGAACCCAAGAACCTGTCCGATTACATTGTCCTCGGTGTTCTCGCCCTGCATATTTGGCTTGCTTGGGCTGTGCCAGCGCCTTATAACAAGTACCTGCTCGGATTTGCGTTTACCTTCTGGAGACTTGCATACAATGCTGGGATCGGCTATCTGTTGACTGTTCAGTCAAAATACACTCTCCTCGTCACCTGGGCTCGTCGGTTAAGGGCTTTTGAACAACCCGCCACCAACCCGCGGCCATGGCTTtacaacctcctcaagacGGAGCTCGAGACTAAGATCCCCAAGGACTACAAGATGGATGAGGCTCCGATCGAGTACAACACCTGGCTTGCTTTCCGTCGCATTGTCGATCTGATCCTGATGTGCGACTTTGTGTCGTACTGCCTGTTCGCCATTGTCTGCGCCCACACgcctgaggatgaggggttgggcATGCTTCTTGGCCGTTGGGTCGGGGGTATTGCGCTTGTTGGCTTCAACCTTTGGGTCAAGCTGGATGCGCACAGAGTGGTGAAAGACTATGCCTGGTACTGGGGCG ACTTCTTCTATCTGATCGAGCAGGAACTGACTTTCGATGGCGTCTTCGAGATGGCCCCCCATCCCATGTACTCCATTGGCTACGCTGGATACTACGGCATCTCGATGATGGCTGCTAGCTACGATGTTCTCTTCATCTCTATCGCTGCCCACGCTCTCCAGTTTGTCTTCTTAGCCTTTGTCGAGAATCCTCACATCGAAAAGACCTACAACCCGCCACCCCCACGTCTCCGGGCCGAATCCGAGATTGGCAGCCAGACCGAGGCCGATGCTTTGGTCACCAAGGAGCTTAACGGGAACTCTGATATCCCCCAGCCTGTTCACAACATGATTGGAAGCTTCGATCTCTTCAGAGTGACCGACGCTTCCTCTCTCATCATTGTTGCCTGCTTCATCGCCTTGACGGTTgtcactcccaccacccgcacTTACCAGACTCTGGCTGTTGTGAACGCTATCTTCTGGCGTCTCTGGTACTCTGTTGGTTTGGGCTACATCCTGAAGAAGCAGTCCGAAAAGAAGATGTATACCAGGCACTTCCTCAAATTTGGCGAGAGCACCGGAGAGGCCTGGAGACAGTGGAAGGGCCTGTACCACATCAGCATGATTCTCTGCCACGTCTCGTTCTTGACCGCCTGCTGGAAGATGTACACCTACCCTGAGGATTGGAGCTACGGTTCTGTTCTCCTGAAGCATGTGATTGGTGTCAGTCTGATTGCTCTTCAGCTTTGGACGTCCTCTAGCATCTACGAGTCTCTTGGCGAGTTTGGCTGGTTCTATGGTGATTTCTTCTTCGAGAGCCCCCGCCCACCCACGTACAACTCCATCTACCgtttcctcaacaaccccgagCGTGtgcttggtgctgctggtttCTGGGGCTTGGCTCTCATTACCTGGAGCAAGGCTGTTTTCGTCATGGCGCTTGTCAGCCAGCTTTTGATGCTGGGATTCATTTCGTTTGTCGAGAAGCCTCACATGCAAAAGATCTACGGCCAGAACCTCCGCAAGGAGGCCGGTCTTACCAAGTTTGTCAAGAAGTCCCTTCCCGCCCCTGTCAAGAGATGGCAACAGGGTGTCGACAAGGTCCTCGATGAGACCAAGCACTTTGCTGAGGACTTCATTGATGCCGCCCTTACCAGACTTTCTGCCGGCTCTTCCAACTTCGTCAAGGACACCACCGCTCTCTTCCACAAGCCCCTCCGTCTCTCTATCAACCGTATCGACCGCGATCTTGCTGGATATGACCCCAAGCACTACAAGCTTTCCGTGGAGGGCGAGCAGCTGATTGCTCCTGATGAGAAGGCTACCCGGAAGGAAAGTGCCGATGCTCGTGTCCCCAAGGATGTCAAAACCAAGGTCTTCCAGTATGGCGCTCCCATTCGTGTCAAGTGGACAGCTCCTGCCAACCACAGCAAGAAGGACTGGGTTGGTCTCTACTTGGTCACCGACAACCGCAACAGGGATTTCACTGAAGTGCCATCCCTCGGCCGCTGGATCCCCACGTGCCGCGGCCAGTacgacaccaccactgaCGAAGGCATTATTTCGTATGATGAAAAGGTCGAGTCGGAAGGTGTCGAGGGCCCTCTTGTACAAGGCGAGATGGTATTCGAGGGTGACAAGCTTTGGTGGACACAGGGCGTGTACGAGTTCagataccaccaccacggcaaGCACAACGTCATGTCGATCTCGGAGCCGTTCGAGGTCCGCATTCCGTTGGTTGTGAAGGAGGGTACCGAGCTCACCATTGAGGAAGCCGAGAACGCCCTGCTGCCTATTGTACGGAACTGCCTTGACCGCGACCCAGAAATCGCGCCAGAGACTGTTGACGAGCCATGGGGTGCTCATGTTGAACGGGATGGCAAGTATGCCGAGAGAGTGGTGTATGCCATTCGTGAGATGTTTGCCATTGAGTTctcgccggcggtggtgccaGCAGATGGGAATGTCAAGAAGTTGGCGTGGAGGGTGGTTAACGGAAGAATTGCTCTT GCGCCATATAGTATGTCATTACAATCAAGAAGACCGCCAACACCCGTTGCCGACAGTTACAAATAA
- the TIF35 gene encoding translation initiation factor eIF3 subunit g (EggNog:ENOG503NX70; COG:J; BUSCO:EOG0926489S) yields MEASKTGDCLFSLHLKNCTKATTTLRSPLQKPQLAEVRGGDFLSNFQPHTFEYPKNLVKRTFLSFHTPPLVNRPPPRKQRVQPAKPTWDDQLFLEFIKLPISLFQQIAKSVKMAAQAKHDWADDDDLDELTTADLPPPQKIQNKDGSTTIIEYRYNDQNQKVKTTRRIRYITHREVVNPRVAERKAWAKFGQSAKDGAGPAPDTTSVGENIIFRPSINWKKDAKDESKDPNAQAMKDKLKDKKVKCRICNGEHFTARCPYKDTMAPIGEAAGADVAAGMGDDAGAGGAGPGGAGAPGAGKKGSYVPPALRGAGGAAGAGAGERMGGKYGERDDLATLRVTNVSEMAEENELRDMFERFGRVTRVFLAKDRDTGLAKGFAFISFADRGDAVKACAKMDGFGFRHLILRVEFAKKAA; encoded by the exons atggagGCATCAAAAACTGGTGACTGCCTATTTTCTCTTCATCTGAAAAACTGCACCAAAGCCACAACAACGTTGAGGTCACCGTTGCAAAAACCACAACTCGCTGAAGTGAGGGGCGGCGATTTCCTGTCCAATTTTCAGCCCCACACTTTTGAATATCCCAAAAATTTGGTCAAGCGAACCTTCCTGTCCTTCCACACCCCACCACTTGTCAAccgtccaccaccacgaaaACAACGCGTGCAACCGGCGAAACCGACCTGGGACGACCAACTTTTTCTCGAATTTATCAAACTTCcgatctccctcttccagcAGATCGCAAAGTCAGTCAAAATGGCCGCGCAAGCTAA gCACGACTgggccgacgacgacgacctcgacgagctcaccaccgccgaccttccccccccccagaaAATCCAAAACAAGGACggctccaccaccatcatcgagTACCGCTACAACGACCAGAACCAAAAAGTCAAGACGACCCGCCGCATTCGCTACATCACCCACCGCGAGGTCGTCAACCCGCGCGTTGCCGAGCGCAAGGCCTGGGCCAAGTTTGGGCAGTCGGCCAAGGACGGGGCCGGGCCGGCGCCCGACACGACGAGCGTGGGGGAGAATATCATCTTCCGGCCGAGTATCAATTGGAAGAAGGATGCGAAGGATGAGAGCAAGGATCCGAATGCGCAGGCTATGAAGGATAAGCTGAAGGATAAGAAGGTTAAG TGTCGTATTTGCAACGGAGAGCATTTCACGGCGAGATGTCCCTACAAAGATACGATGGCCCCTATCGGCGAGGCTGCTGGCGCGGATGTGGCGGCTGGGATGGGAGACGatgctggggctgggggggcCGGTCCTGGGGGTGCTGGGGCGCCCggggcggggaagaagggaagcTATGTACCGCCTGCGTTGCGTGGTGCTGGGGGTGCTGCCGGGGCGGGAGCGGGCGAGAGAATGGGTGGGAAGTATGGCGAGAGGGACGACTTGGCCACACTCAGAGTTACCAAC GTCTCCGAGATGGCGGAAGAGAACGAGCTGCGCGATATGTTCGAGCGCTTCGGTCGGGTTACTCGCGTCTTCTTGGCCAAAGATCGCGACACTGGTCTGGCCAAGGGCTTTGCCTTCATCAGTTTCGCGGACCGTGGTGATGCTGTTAAGGCTTGTGCCAAGATGGACGGTTTCGGTTTCAGGCACTTGATTCTCAGAGTCGAGTTTGCGAAGAAGGCTGCGTAA
- a CDS encoding hypothetical protein (EggNog:ENOG503P7FW), whose product MFRRRQPPPSTINPIPLLPPLPFPFSLPPPSSPPNPAPPPPPNPPTTNPNPSPLPSPPASPPPSPHLPPLNIPKTRQRPGTAGTSGTEAALALQTRQISAQLKQASRTEKAYRTRKRAAAARANYAESKDHLRQAWLHFALGIRLMLGVVKSSAYVAKEKKYKWQAGREEKKAAKEQEKQRKLEERTEKEGRVERSPVDSDRLDRARTAKGDDQGYRQEEDVISDNEVEIGDGEKQTEVMVEKELPTPKEEDTIDEERVQTKRWKGKGRAKGKGRQ is encoded by the coding sequence atgttCCGCAGacgccaaccacccccctcaacaataaaccccatccccctcctccctcccctcccgttccccttctccctccctcccccttcctcaccccccaatcccgcccccccccccccccccaaccccccaactaCCAatccaaacccctcccccctcccctccccgccggcatcccctccaccctccccccatctcccccccctcaacatccccaaaACCCGTCAACGCCCCGGGACAGCCGGAACCTCCGGCACTGAGGCCGCCCTAGCCCTCCAAACCCGCCAGATCTCCGCCCAACTCAAACAAGCCTCCCGCACCGAAAAAGCCTACCGCACCCGCAAACGAGCAGCCGCCGCCCGCGCCAACTACGCCGAGTCAAAAGACCATCTCAGACAAGCCTGGCTTCATTTCGCTCTTGGGATCCGACTCATGTTAGGTGTTGTAAAGTCATCCGCCTACGTGgccaaagaaaagaaatacaAGTGGCAGGCTGGCAGAGAGGAGAAAAAAGCTGCAAAGGAGCAAGAAAAACagaggaagctggaagagAGAACAGAAAAAGAGGGGAGGGTAGAAAGGAGTCCAGTCGACAGCGACCGCTTGGACAGGGCGCGCACAGCAAAGGGTGACGACCAGGGATACAGGCAAGAGGAAGACGTCATCAGTGACAACGAGGTCGAGATTGGTGACGGGGAAAAGCAGAcagaggtgatggtggaaaaggagctCCCTACgccaaaggaggaggacacgattgatgaggagagggttcAGACGAAgcggtggaaggggaagggacgggcaaaggggaaggggaggcagtAA